The segment CATCTTCAATGTAATGGAAGTATATGTATGTCATAAGTATAATATTCCTCTAGATTATCCACCACAGTGCCTAATCAGAAGAGTAGGCATTGTAATTGAAAGGAATATGGAATTGACGAAACCAAGAGGATAAATTCAACTTCAGAGCCAGCACGAATGTTGCCGTTTGAATCCATCATTTCCTTGTCTTCATGATCAGCAACAAAGAAGTGGGTATGATGCCTCTTTATCACTAGAACATATGTGATTGTTGGCCGATATTCTTCTTGAATAGATAAGCAAGCATGAATATCAAAGCAAGTATTtgaatagagagaaaaaaatgaagagaTCATAAAATACATATACTAGCATACCATTTGTATCACGCTCACttcaaagaaaacaacatgATCGTATTATTGGTTTTCACCAACTCCATCCCTATAATATATATGATCATTTGAGGTTCCATATTGCCAGAAGGTTCTCATGAAAATGGGAAAACATGATTAGGGAAAggcaaacaaaaaagaaaaacatagaAGACAAGGTAACTAACTAATCATTCCCCCGTTAATAGTTTTCCCTTCGGGACTCATGTTCTCATTATATAgatcaataattatttatttcccgtgaGCTTGCAGACAAATGAGCGCTCCATATTTGTTACCGTGAGTGAGCCAATCCGTTGAAGCaacaacctgcacataaggatcAACCATGTGCTTAAATACAACCAGATttagtcttagttttggattatggtgttataagcatTAAAAGATGACCCATATGATTAAAAGTATCTTAAGATTagaacatactccctccgtccgacaTTAGGAGTTCcggtcattttttatttttttataaaaagataataaatagttaaagtggagaaatggtaaagtaagagaaaataatgttgAGTAACATTTAATCCTAATTCTCATCCATCTCACTCTCACTTCAATTTGCATTCAGCAATCATGTTTAACTACATCATTAGGCATGAAAAAGtaaacattaaaatttcatgaaAGACCatctcttttatattttttttatccataTAGGTTCTACAAAGTAAAATTTGTTATAGCTTGAAAGTAATAATCAAAACATGCTCAATAACAGCCTAAAACCTcataatcataatttttttcaaGAATTAACTCTCACACATATACATACCAAGAATTGATTTTTGAATGCCTCTTCATTTCCTTCGATATAGAATTTAAATCATTTTGAAATGTAAAGATCACAACTGGGTTACCTTATATGTTtacaaatttaataatttctgaTTTCTAGGAAGCGCATAACTAATATCCTTTCAAATTGAAAGTTATCAAATTGGCGATTATAATGATAATGTATCCCATTTGAAGATGCGTGATGTCACGCTTctctaaattaaaaataaataaatatctgTGCAATAAATCTACAAATTTTTAAGAGTGCAACAAGACAAGACCAATTCTATTCTAATAAAGATATAGTAGTATCTTTTAACTTAAACTTAGAAGCCTGCAATTTTATCTAAGTATACAACATAGAAACTACCAAAGTGAAAAGAATTTACAAAAAACCTCACACAAGAGATTCATCATGATTCATATCACAATAATGGGGTGACGCCAAAGAACGCTATATGCAGTAGTAGTGCTACAACGACGATCGGTATAAGCTTGGAAGGCGCATTATCTGCCGAGTTGCTATTGTCAACTTGCCCAGCATTGAAGAACTCTGTTTTACCTGTACTGGTGGTTGTCGAGACGTTCACAGATGACGAACCTGCAGAACACAGAGTTTGTATTAATGAGTGAGTCGAAGCAGTTTTTGAGATTGCTGGCATTGTGTTAAGTTGAGAGCGGGAAGGAGAAGGATATCGAGCTGAGCAAGGAAAGCTTACAGTCATAGTTTGCCCATCCAATCCTTTGACCAGCTATATCATACACAACAATCTTATCTTTCAGAACAAGATCTGCAGGGAGAGGTGCCATATATCTCAATCAACACCGAATAAAGAAAGTCGAACATGGAGTCTGGAACAACACATGCCATATATCTTAAGCCTCATTCAGTACTAAAATTGACCATCCCAACACATTGGACAGagatttcatatatatatatatgtggaaTACAGAAATCAGATGAGCCCAGAAGATACGAGGTAAGCATTTTATTAGAGAATTTAACCAACACAAGCCTTATAATAGCTTTAAAACTTACTGTAACTGTTTGGTGTATAGCTGCATGATTATAGATATGCATAGATAGAATAGGGAAGCTGAAATATGCGTACCGCCTAAAATGGTAATTCCTTGACCCTGAATTTTCTGAATGCCGATGCACCACACTGCAGCACCACCCTATGCAAGCAAACCATTGCATATTTACCAAACATCAAGAGAAAGAAGGGAAAGACAGAGAGCTGTAATACGGAGTATAGTGAATAGCATATATTTAGATTCCAATCAAGGATATCCGTAGCTGATTAAGAATAACTACTTTCTCCATAATGTAGTTGAGTACAACACATGTCAGCTTCAGTTTTAAATTCTAAGACCAGAGTCGCTAAATGCCTAACTCTATGACAAATCAAATCAGTATGTTTCCAGATGTAGTCAGGTGGAGGGCTAATGCTACAGTTTTTCTGAGAGATTCCAAATGCTACCAAATGTTGACTTACAATAGAATTCTGCTGCAAAAGATAGTCTTGAGGCCTGAGAATCATTGATGCACCACCCGCAAAGTTTAGAGTAACTTGTGGGAATATTTCTGAGACACTGGAGACGAAAAATAAAGAACAATTTAAGAGGAATGGCCAGAAAGATGTGCAAACGAGAATAATAAGTCTCAGATATAAAACCTCGAGGTAGTTAGATAACACTGATTTCCCTTTGCAAGCAGAGGGCGAACCGATCCTGAGACAGTTTCTGTGATCTGCAGGGCCAATAAATACTCTACATATCAGAGATCAAATACGATAAAATTCAGTATAAGTCATTGCTTTGCAGAACACTGTGTTCACTCTATTTGAAAACTACAATACAAGTTTTCTAAATTATAATTACAACACCACCATTGAATTATTCACAATCAGAACACTCCTATATTGGTTATGTGCAAGGCTTGAGAGTAATGCTTTAATTGCATATAATGGTAAAGATTCCATTGGTTGCACCATTTAACCAAAAAttgaatatgcactcttttgaAACATACTGCAGTAACAAATGGATCGTAAGCCTCTTCCGCAAGGTATGCCAAAGTTGTGCCTGAATCAATTATTGTTCCACGGTTGCTTGAAGTCGCAAAAACAGATGAATCAATGCTGAGTGTCCGGCCATTTACAGCTATACTTTGTAAATTTACATTGTAATGTGGCCTGGAAAGATGGATGGAGCAAATATTTCAAATTGAGTGCTGGTGACATATCCAACAAGTTGAATTAGTGTAATTTCATAATATTCAGAATCTGAAGTATAGATAACACTTGCAACatgaaaaacaaaatcaaatgaCAAGGCATAATCCTTAAACTACAGCAATTTAACTGTCAGAAAACATTCATGATATACAAAGTCAACATTCAGCACTCACAGTAGATAACTTTCCAAAACATATGAAGTAATTAATTCTGATTGAGGACACTAACAAATGCACATTAACTTAAGACATGAGTTCTAAGTCAAGAGTTGTTGAATTGTGGTTTTAGCTGTAGCAGACTGTTTATTTACCTATTAAGGCTAGTTTCAGATTTTCAAATCTTTAAGGAAAAGACCGAGCGTCAACACTCACAAATGTATCAAGTAGTTCCAATGACTACTAATACTTCAAGGCAGTTCAGCTTCAAGAGTCCTTTGTATCAAGGAGTACATTTCTGAGACTACGCTTTAGTAAAATCAAGCCGAAAATAAACAACGCTTTTACATGGGAGAACTTAAATTCACCTTAGATTAACAAAAATATGTGGAAGGCAAATAATTGAAGATTTTCTGGCAGGAAAATACATACTGTGATGGAACAAGTGGAGTGAAAACCATATTTGGCTCCACTATTTGACCAAGAACCAATatgccaccaccaccactctcTCCTCTCAAACAATGAGAAAACGAATATGGGGTGATTCCCTGTGATGAAAGCTGTGAAATCACAGATAATCCCTGCTGTCCAAAACCAAATATACCATCAACTGCCCTATCTGGCTTGGTAAGGTCCCCATTTTGTGATGTGCTA is part of the Salvia splendens isolate huo1 unplaced genomic scaffold, SspV2 ctg57, whole genome shotgun sequence genome and harbors:
- the LOC121790650 gene encoding aspartic proteinase 36-like — its product is MPPARILVAQAIAAAAVLLFAVSVDGEGKGMVLSLERASHEGVGVSQLRHRDRVRHGRLLQQQPSGVVDFSVEGTYDPYLVGLYYTRVKLGTPAKEFYVQIDTGSDVLWVSCNPCKGCPSSSGLQIELEFFDPPSSSTASPISCSDQRCALGAQSSDSGCSGQNQCGYTFQYGDGSGTSGYYVYDSMYFDSVVGSSLASNNSAPVVFGCSTSQNGDLTKPDRAVDGIFGFGQQGLSVISQLSSQGITPYSFSHCLRGESGGGGILVLGQIVEPNMVFTPLVPSQPHYNVNLQSIAVNGRTLSIDSSVFATSSNRGTIIDSGTTLAYLAEEAYDPFVTAITETVSGSVRPLLAKGNQCYLTTSSVSEIFPQVTLNFAGGASMILRPQDYLLQQNSIGGAAVWCIGIQKIQGQGITILGDLVLKDKIVVYDIAGQRIGWANYDCSSSVNVSTTTSTGKTEFFNAGQVDNSNSADNAPSKLIPIVVVALLLHIAFFGVTPLL